The proteins below are encoded in one region of Bacteroides uniformis:
- a CDS encoding glycoside hydrolase family 20 protein, with protein MKIRYWLLAMSFIFLSCGRVADDVAANYGIIPMPNELAPMQGVYVLQGEKTVAVPSGEAAMKVFHYLEDALKNTSVTLKGISETGKADICLSIDNSLPDEAYTLEVSSDRINISSNETAVGFFYGVQSLLQLMPAAIYDGDRKYEGKIRIPAVSITDAPRFPHRGAMMDVGRNFLPKEEVLKFLDLMAFYKLNKFHFHLTDDQGWRVEIKKYPKLTEIGSYRKQTQIGHSDYYFPRRYDGKEKRGYYTQEEIKEIVKYASDRFITVIPEIEMPGHASAALASYPELSCGLGKTYVVRDYFDVFDEVYCPKEHTFEFLQNVLTEVMELFPSHYIHIGGDECPKKAWKKCAHCQHLMKWEGLPNEEALQSWFIHRIEQFVNSKGRDIIGWDEILEGGLAPNATVMSWRGEKGGIEAAHQRHKVIMTPGKKCYLDYYQESPEFAPLAIGGFLPLDTVYNYNPLPAELTPEEQAYIIGVQANIWGEYIQTPEYFEYMAFPRLLAMSEVQWTQPEHKDFESFARRLDKEFERLDYCGVNACRNFYEVNQAGAWNKSQQTYEVTLNTFCPDADIYYAVNDSTVNTSSSLYKTPIPLDEDATVYSAVYRDGKPLGKVTRKSFAVNKATGCDYTCNPAAGWEHLNEGFGLTDGRRGYARDMRRWISFYQDTVQIVVELKKPQKVKEVAFSSLWRPVNEIWPARAMSVSVSMDGQTFIPVGTKRLTYDFSLTEGTRFPASLSFAETEATFVRLELLSGGLCPKGYFHEGLQSELAIDEIEIY; from the coding sequence ATGAAGATAAGATATTGGTTACTGGCTATGTCATTCATTTTTCTCTCTTGTGGGAGAGTGGCTGATGATGTAGCGGCAAACTATGGTATTATACCCATGCCGAATGAACTTGCTCCAATGCAGGGAGTGTATGTCCTGCAAGGGGAAAAAACAGTGGCTGTCCCTTCCGGGGAAGCCGCGATGAAAGTTTTTCATTATTTGGAGGATGCGTTGAAAAACACTTCTGTAACGCTGAAGGGTATTTCGGAAACGGGAAAGGCCGATATTTGCTTATCTATAGATAATTCCTTGCCCGATGAGGCCTATACATTGGAGGTTTCTTCCGATAGGATAAATATATCTTCCAATGAAACTGCCGTCGGATTTTTTTATGGTGTCCAGTCTTTGCTGCAGCTCATGCCGGCAGCCATTTATGATGGTGACCGGAAATACGAAGGAAAGATTAGGATTCCTGCTGTCAGCATTACGGATGCTCCCCGTTTCCCTCATCGTGGGGCTATGATGGATGTAGGGCGTAATTTTCTGCCAAAAGAGGAAGTGCTGAAGTTTCTTGATTTGATGGCATTCTATAAATTGAATAAATTCCATTTTCATCTGACAGATGACCAAGGATGGAGAGTAGAAATAAAGAAATACCCGAAACTGACTGAAATAGGTTCTTATCGTAAACAGACTCAGATAGGACACTCTGATTATTATTTTCCACGGCGTTACGATGGAAAAGAAAAGAGAGGCTATTATACGCAGGAAGAAATAAAGGAAATTGTGAAGTATGCATCCGACCGTTTCATTACGGTCATTCCCGAAATTGAAATGCCGGGACATGCATCCGCAGCACTGGCTTCCTATCCGGAACTTTCTTGCGGACTGGGAAAGACTTATGTGGTGCGTGATTATTTTGATGTTTTTGATGAGGTCTATTGTCCCAAAGAGCATACATTTGAATTCTTACAAAATGTGCTGACCGAAGTTATGGAACTCTTCCCCAGCCATTATATCCACATTGGTGGAGATGAGTGTCCCAAGAAAGCATGGAAGAAGTGTGCCCATTGCCAGCATTTGATGAAGTGGGAAGGTCTGCCCAACGAAGAAGCTCTGCAAAGTTGGTTTATCCATCGGATTGAGCAATTTGTGAACAGTAAAGGGCGTGACATCATCGGGTGGGATGAGATTCTGGAAGGAGGGCTTGCTCCTAATGCTACCGTCATGTCATGGCGTGGCGAAAAAGGAGGTATCGAAGCGGCTCACCAACGGCATAAAGTCATTATGACACCCGGCAAAAAGTGTTATTTGGATTACTACCAGGAAAGTCCGGAATTTGCCCCGTTGGCTATCGGCGGTTTTCTTCCGTTGGATACGGTGTACAATTATAACCCGCTTCCTGCTGAACTGACTCCGGAAGAACAAGCTTATATAATAGGTGTACAAGCCAATATCTGGGGAGAGTACATACAGACTCCCGAGTATTTTGAATATATGGCTTTCCCTCGTTTGCTGGCTATGTCAGAGGTGCAATGGACACAGCCGGAACATAAGGACTTCGAGTCGTTTGCCCGTAGGCTGGATAAGGAGTTTGAACGATTGGATTATTGCGGAGTGAATGCTTGCCGCAACTTCTATGAAGTCAATCAGGCTGGTGCGTGGAACAAGTCGCAGCAGACTTATGAGGTGACTTTGAACACCTTCTGTCCGGATGCCGATATTTACTATGCGGTAAATGATTCAACGGTCAACACTTCATCTTCCCTTTATAAGACTCCGATACCGTTGGACGAGGATGCAACTGTTTATTCGGCAGTTTACAGAGACGGTAAGCCGTTGGGGAAAGTGACCCGCAAGAGCTTTGCTGTAAACAAGGCAACCGGATGTGACTATACTTGTAATCCTGCAGCAGGATGGGAACACCTGAATGAAGGCTTCGGGCTGACTGATGGACGACGTGGCTATGCCCGCGACATGCGTCGCTGGATTAGCTTCTACCAGGATACTGTACAGATTGTAGTGGAACTGAAGAAACCTCAAAAAGTCAAGGAAGTGGCCTTTTCTTCTTTATGGCGGCCGGTAAATGAGATATGGCCGGCAAGGGCGATGAGTGTTTCTGTTTCAATGGATGGTCAGACTTTTATTCCGGTGGGCACTAAACGGCTGACTTATGATTTTAGCTTGACGGAAGGCACCCGTTTTCCGGCATCTCTTTCATTTGCCGAAACGGAAGCTACATTTGTCCGCTTGGAATTATTGAGTGGTGGCTTGTGCCCGAAAGGATATTTTCATGAAGGGTTGCAGAGTGAGTTGGCAATAGATGAAATAGAAATATATTAA
- a CDS encoding PA14 domain-containing protein, with product MKKIVVLLVVLLGCMPVTAFAQKQFFFKDGRFVVAQFTDLHWMPGSAKCAETAATIRAVLAAEHPDIAILSGDVVTDDPAMDGWKSVVDIFNEAKMPFVVMMGNHDAEYLTRNEIYDFLLKSPYYVGAKGPEDIMGCGNCVISIYSPEKKDQVEALLYCMDSNDYQPNKIYGAYDWIHFDQIEWYRKQSKHFAEKNGGNPVPALAFFHIPLIEYNEIRGDGKTYGNDKEGGVASANINSGMFASFLDMRDVMGVFVGHDHDNDFIGIDKGIALGYGRVTGADAYGELTRGARIIELYEDQFKFDTWISTPSGREAAYYYPSGLNSDEEQSMAYLPATGTSPKKQGVAYTYYEGKCKRVADIAACNKVKEGVMKNFSIEEVAVPDHFAYDFRTLVKIPERGVYRFYTFSDDGSKLYIDGKLIVDNDGGHSGRRAEGKVALEAGYHELHLLYFEDYMGQELEVGYSGRNVLETVLPDTMLFVPD from the coding sequence ATGAAGAAAATAGTTGTTCTTTTAGTTGTACTGTTGGGCTGTATGCCGGTAACGGCTTTTGCGCAGAAGCAATTCTTTTTTAAGGATGGCAGGTTTGTAGTAGCACAGTTTACAGATTTGCACTGGATGCCGGGTTCTGCAAAGTGTGCCGAAACGGCAGCTACTATCCGTGCTGTCCTGGCAGCCGAACATCCGGACATTGCTATACTGAGTGGGGATGTGGTGACCGATGACCCTGCTATGGATGGATGGAAAAGTGTAGTGGATATTTTCAATGAAGCCAAGATGCCTTTTGTGGTGATGATGGGAAACCATGATGCAGAATACTTGACGCGCAATGAAATCTATGATTTCCTCTTGAAGTCTCCCTACTATGTGGGGGCAAAAGGCCCTGAAGATATTATGGGATGTGGTAATTGTGTGATTTCTATTTATAGTCCGGAGAAGAAGGACCAGGTAGAGGCATTGCTCTATTGCATGGATTCCAACGACTATCAGCCTAATAAAATCTATGGTGCTTACGACTGGATTCATTTCGACCAAATAGAATGGTACAGAAAGCAAAGTAAACACTTTGCAGAGAAGAACGGTGGTAATCCCGTTCCTGCTTTGGCCTTTTTCCATATTCCGCTGATTGAATACAACGAAATCAGAGGTGACGGGAAAACTTATGGCAATGACAAAGAAGGTGGAGTTGCCTCTGCTAATATCAATTCTGGTATGTTTGCTTCCTTCCTTGACATGAGGGATGTAATGGGAGTATTTGTAGGACATGACCATGATAACGATTTTATAGGAATAGATAAAGGTATTGCATTGGGATACGGACGGGTGACCGGTGCGGATGCGTATGGAGAGTTGACGAGAGGAGCCCGTATCATTGAACTGTACGAAGACCAATTCAAATTTGACACATGGATTTCCACTCCTTCGGGAAGGGAGGCTGCCTACTATTACCCTTCAGGTCTGAATTCGGATGAGGAGCAGAGTATGGCTTATTTGCCGGCTACGGGAACTTCTCCCAAGAAGCAGGGCGTGGCATATACCTATTATGAAGGCAAATGTAAACGTGTTGCCGATATTGCCGCCTGCAATAAAGTGAAGGAAGGGGTGATGAAGAACTTCTCGATTGAAGAAGTAGCCGTCCCTGATCATTTTGCTTATGATTTCCGTACGTTGGTGAAAATTCCAGAAAGGGGAGTATACCGTTTCTATACTTTTTCCGATGATGGTTCTAAACTATACATAGACGGTAAATTGATTGTTGATAACGACGGTGGACACAGCGGACGCCGTGCCGAAGGGAAAGTCGCTCTCGAAGCAGGGTACCACGAGTTGCATCTGCTGTATTTCGAAGATTACATGGGCCAGGAATTGGAAGTCGGGTATTCGGGACGGAATGTTCTGGAAACCGTGTTACCTGATACCATGTTGTTTGTACCGGATTAA